A genome region from Myroides fluvii includes the following:
- a CDS encoding DUF417 family protein — translation MTKFLQLAANLQNNFFNGLRISICLVMVWIGGLKVFQYEADGIVPFVANSPLMSFFYKHANDRVLADDGKEVAAYNLYKNPEGKTVKQNVDWHTHNGTYLFSYGLGFVICVIGVLVLLGIWFPKIGVVGGLLTVGMSLVTLSFLLTTPEVYVPNLGGDFPTPNYDFPYLSGAGRLVLKDCIMLAGGLLLISDGACKMLNRK, via the coding sequence ATGACGAAATTTCTTCAACTGGCCGCCAATTTACAAAACAATTTTTTCAACGGATTACGCATTTCCATCTGCCTAGTTATGGTGTGGATTGGCGGTTTAAAAGTATTTCAATACGAAGCGGATGGCATCGTACCCTTTGTAGCCAATAGTCCTCTAATGAGCTTCTTCTATAAGCACGCCAATGATCGCGTGTTGGCAGACGATGGAAAAGAAGTAGCGGCTTACAATTTATATAAAAACCCAGAGGGAAAAACAGTCAAACAAAACGTAGACTGGCATACGCACAATGGAACCTATCTTTTTTCCTATGGTTTAGGCTTCGTAATTTGTGTGATTGGAGTTTTGGTACTACTAGGCATCTGGTTTCCCAAGATTGGAGTAGTAGGGGGACTGCTTACAGTGGGCATGTCTTTGGTTACACTGAGTTTTTTGCTCACTACGCCAGAGGTGTACGTTCCCAACTTAGGAGGGGATTTTCCTACCCCAAATTATGACTTTCCGTATTTATCAGGCGCAGGCCGATTGGTATTAAAAGATTGCATCATGCTTGCGGGTGGGCTATTGCTTATTTCGGATGGGGCTTGTAAAATGCTGAACAGAAAATAG
- a CDS encoding TonB-dependent receptor, which yields MNTKFTLCLILSLSFVSMIAQNKVLKGRVLDGAEPLPGVVVALVKENKHTATDLNGYFLFQDLDEKQYEIRLKYFSYNDKQEVVDLTQQDNYTFQMNAAGSNLDEIVITSAKRLSEAKAINMQKNSISLVNVIASDGIGKLPDRNAAETVQRIPGVSIERDQGEGRYVAVRGLPAEWNSTTMNGHRLPTAADEGASRATAFDFFPTEIIGYVEVFKALTPDIDGDALGGSVNFITKTAPADFVLNAAVGMGYNQLSNKGVYSGSFTVGDRSKNGKFGYIVNASRWNRNWATDNFEARRSGDEGVYRLELRDYTGERQTTGVNTGLEYKWSENSKLFARLNYGKLLDKELHYKRRIRFDKFNATTNTGRIELQNIVNDLNFDFYGGEVGGEHQLTKGKLDWSLGHYRTAFYYGNIPDKANHSYLAMMYTQDQVPFNAALLEDRGKGMRAYWGTDQGALNQDNIFDYLGDAAFVEDPAKMKFTNFQLYKVEVKERDNIVASVNYEWESSNRLKWKFGAKFVDKERSAEFADEFYGWAGAQSAPVLADQQPYLVGQPGASDYLKPLNTTIGNSFGPVLSKEGMQDFYYNHFFNGDLALLKGDSEILAEGRGLGRNFKVREQHSSAYGMLTYKINDQLTFLGGLRATHTNTTIEGYNYQQDEGQTEGKLTKVKDRKDYLSLLPMLHLKYTMDDNTNLRLAMTRTFTRPDFGYLAPGGTYLAADNQYIGGNPSVNPTYAYNFDLMAEHYFGELDVISGGLFYKKITDPIFVNAEQGTYNGISGVEMAQPRNGDNAWLLGAEISGNKKFDFLPGFWSGFGMQANYTFTKSEMKIPSRAGVTSLPRQAKHLFNAQLYYEKGGLNVRAAYNFKGKYITEHGASGLSRDDVYYGNYASLDVNITYKLSKNFTLFVEANNLLNSKLEYYYGDSSRPLQVEYYGIKGMLGLKWEL from the coding sequence ATGAATACAAAGTTTACCCTATGTCTAATTTTATCTTTGAGTTTTGTGTCCATGATCGCTCAAAATAAAGTCTTAAAAGGAAGAGTATTAGACGGAGCAGAGCCCTTACCTGGCGTTGTTGTAGCCCTTGTGAAAGAGAATAAACACACGGCAACAGATTTGAATGGCTATTTTTTGTTTCAGGACTTGGATGAAAAACAGTATGAAATTCGGCTTAAATATTTCAGTTACAACGACAAGCAGGAAGTGGTGGATTTGACTCAACAAGACAACTATACTTTTCAGATGAATGCTGCTGGAAGTAATTTGGATGAGATTGTCATTACGTCTGCGAAGCGATTGAGTGAGGCTAAAGCAATTAATATGCAGAAGAATTCGATTAGCTTGGTGAATGTTATTGCCTCGGATGGGATTGGTAAATTACCCGATCGAAATGCAGCAGAAACGGTGCAGCGCATTCCAGGAGTTTCTATTGAGCGCGATCAAGGTGAAGGACGTTATGTTGCTGTTCGCGGTTTACCTGCTGAGTGGAATTCCACAACAATGAATGGTCATCGATTGCCTACAGCTGCGGATGAAGGAGCGAGTAGAGCAACGGCTTTCGATTTCTTCCCAACAGAAATAATCGGTTATGTGGAGGTTTTTAAGGCATTAACACCTGATATTGATGGGGATGCTTTAGGGGGTAGTGTGAATTTTATCACCAAAACGGCTCCTGCAGATTTTGTATTAAATGCTGCTGTAGGAATGGGGTACAATCAACTTTCAAATAAAGGGGTGTACAGCGGTAGTTTTACAGTGGGTGATCGTTCAAAGAATGGCAAATTTGGCTATATCGTCAACGCATCGCGATGGAATCGAAACTGGGCTACAGATAACTTTGAAGCAAGGCGTTCAGGTGATGAAGGTGTCTATCGATTGGAGTTGAGAGATTATACGGGAGAACGTCAAACAACAGGGGTAAACACAGGATTGGAATATAAATGGAGTGAAAATTCTAAATTGTTTGCCCGGTTGAATTATGGGAAACTATTGGATAAAGAATTACACTATAAAAGACGTATCCGATTTGATAAATTTAATGCAACAACGAATACGGGGCGAATTGAATTGCAAAATATCGTCAATGATTTGAACTTTGATTTCTATGGTGGTGAAGTAGGTGGAGAACATCAATTGACTAAAGGAAAGTTGGATTGGAGCTTGGGGCATTATCGAACAGCGTTTTATTATGGCAATATTCCAGATAAGGCCAATCACAGTTATTTAGCGATGATGTACACTCAAGATCAAGTTCCTTTTAATGCTGCTCTTTTAGAAGATAGAGGGAAGGGGATGCGCGCATATTGGGGAACGGATCAAGGGGCTCTGAATCAGGATAATATCTTCGATTATTTGGGAGATGCTGCTTTTGTGGAAGATCCAGCTAAAATGAAGTTTACGAACTTTCAGCTTTATAAAGTAGAGGTAAAAGAAAGAGATAATATTGTAGCTTCTGTAAATTACGAATGGGAATCTTCGAATCGATTGAAATGGAAATTTGGAGCTAAATTCGTTGATAAAGAGCGATCGGCTGAGTTTGCTGACGAGTTTTATGGATGGGCAGGTGCGCAAAGTGCTCCGGTGTTGGCTGATCAGCAACCCTATTTGGTGGGGCAACCTGGGGCTTCGGATTATTTAAAACCATTGAATACAACGATTGGCAACAGTTTTGGACCAGTATTGTCAAAAGAAGGGATGCAAGATTTTTACTACAATCACTTTTTTAATGGGGATTTGGCTTTGTTGAAAGGCGATTCAGAAATTTTAGCAGAAGGACGTGGACTAGGACGCAACTTTAAGGTGAGAGAACAACATTCGTCTGCATATGGAATGCTGACTTATAAAATCAATGACCAATTGACGTTCTTGGGAGGATTAAGAGCGACGCATACCAATACGACTATTGAAGGGTATAATTACCAACAAGACGAAGGGCAAACGGAAGGGAAACTAACCAAGGTAAAGGATAGAAAAGATTATTTGTCTCTATTGCCCATGTTGCACTTGAAATATACAATGGATGACAATACCAATCTTCGCCTGGCAATGACGAGAACATTTACGCGCCCAGATTTTGGGTATTTAGCCCCAGGTGGAACGTATTTGGCGGCGGATAATCAATATATCGGTGGAAATCCATCGGTTAACCCAACTTATGCCTATAATTTTGACCTAATGGCAGAGCATTATTTTGGCGAATTGGATGTGATTTCAGGAGGATTGTTTTATAAGAAAATTACAGACCCTATCTTTGTTAATGCTGAACAAGGGACATATAATGGAATCAGCGGAGTTGAAATGGCTCAACCTAGAAATGGGGATAATGCTTGGTTGTTGGGTGCGGAAATTAGCGGAAATAAGAAGTTTGACTTTTTACCTGGTTTTTGGAGTGGATTTGGAATGCAGGCGAACTATACGTTTACCAAATCCGAAATGAAAATTCCTTCCAGAGCAGGGGTTACGTCTCTGCCACGTCAGGCGAAACACTTGTTTAATGCGCAATTGTATTATGAAAAAGGGGGATTGAATGTGCGTGCGGCCTATAATTTCAAAGGAAAATATATTACCGAACACGGAGCAAGTGGTTTGTCAAGAGATGATGTGTATTATGGGAATTATGCCTCTTTAGATGTAAATATTACCTATAAGTTGAGTAAAAACTTTACCCTCTTCGTTGAGGCAAATAACTTACTGAACTCAAAATTAGAATATTACTATGGTGATTCTAGTCGCCCTTTACAAGTAGAATACTACGGAATCAAGGGAATGCTAGGATTGAAGTGGGAATTATAA
- a CDS encoding zinc-binding dehydrogenase, whose translation MTVKNATAFVFDSSTKTFESKTITLGSTAEGETVVEILYTTICTSDLHTYCGRRPLDSPTILGHEIVGRITHLPTNTTRDYTNQPLALGDLITWCVYTYDEHDPFAQKGYPQKSISLYKYGHHPFKNKELNGGFATHCILKQGTALFKLNSKLSLKEAAPLNCTHATIAGGIRLAGPLRDKTVLIYGAGMLGLSAAAQTSTAGAKQVILCDINAERLAIAKKFGAHLSLDSTLPTEEKKKILADLQLSIDIVLDTTGIPAVMQESIELLDIGGISIWIGAVFHQDATPINAEQLVRKLLTIKGLHNYIPEDLATAIQFLEEHHTHFPFGALVHSEFHLKDLADAFQTASTGQHFRVGITPNTK comes from the coding sequence ATGACAGTAAAAAATGCAACAGCATTTGTTTTTGATAGCAGCACAAAAACATTTGAATCCAAAACAATCACACTAGGCTCTACAGCAGAAGGAGAAACAGTTGTTGAAATCCTCTATACAACAATCTGCACAAGTGATTTACACACCTATTGTGGCAGGAGACCGTTGGACTCTCCCACCATATTAGGACACGAAATTGTAGGGAGAATTACACATCTTCCTACAAATACCACTCGTGATTACACCAATCAACCTTTAGCCCTTGGCGACCTCATCACTTGGTGTGTTTACACCTATGATGAGCATGATCCATTCGCTCAAAAAGGCTATCCACAAAAATCCATTTCTCTTTATAAATATGGGCATCATCCTTTTAAGAACAAGGAATTAAACGGAGGATTTGCCACGCACTGCATTTTAAAGCAAGGAACAGCCCTTTTCAAGCTGAATTCCAAATTAAGCCTAAAAGAAGCCGCTCCCCTTAATTGCACCCATGCTACCATTGCCGGTGGTATCCGACTAGCAGGTCCTCTCCGAGATAAAACCGTGCTGATTTATGGCGCAGGGATGTTGGGACTTTCAGCGGCGGCCCAAACATCAACCGCAGGAGCTAAGCAGGTTATCCTTTGTGACATCAATGCCGAACGCCTTGCTATAGCGAAAAAATTTGGCGCTCATTTAAGTTTAGACAGTACCTTACCGACAGAGGAAAAGAAAAAAATACTCGCTGATTTACAGCTAAGTATTGATATCGTGCTAGATACAACAGGAATTCCCGCGGTGATGCAAGAAAGCATTGAGCTTCTTGATATTGGAGGGATAAGCATATGGATTGGCGCTGTATTTCATCAGGACGCCACCCCCATTAATGCAGAACAACTTGTTCGAAAATTACTAACCATCAAAGGGTTGCACAATTATATCCCAGAAGATCTTGCTACAGCCATTCAATTTCTAGAAGAACACCATACTCATTTTCCCTTTGGAGCATTAGTTCATTCCGAATTTCACCTCAAAGACTTAGCTGATGCTTTTCAAACCGCTTCCACTGGACAACATTTTCGGGTAGGCATTACTCCAAATACGAAATAA
- a CDS encoding DUF5690 family protein yields MKLFKFTNSKNMETWFLLISVFICYTGMYAVRKSFLAGQYEDMHVFLNIDPKILLVISQVLGYMISKFVGIKIVSEMSKSSRLYWLIGATTFGLAMLGLFAILPSQWKFIALFLNGLPLGMIFGIVFSYIEGRKNTELLAAALSATFIFSTGFVKTVGLLLIANFEVNEYDMPFLTGLLFFPLFLLCSFIMNQCKGPSQHDIEARSERKPMYKKDRKAFLKANGLGYLGLVLIYVILTIVRDFRDNFVVEFWEEQGAAGAPNLITLTEIPVALIVLVIAACCVLIKDNRRAFNIGIYLTVAGALAMVSTTILFKEGQVSAIVWMIVSGIGVYLPYILFHCLIFERLVALLSFKGNVGFLFYFADSLGYFGSVIVLLLKEIVGFEQRWTDFFIRLNIESALAILIVALGVVWFFKKQIEKKPILNNITV; encoded by the coding sequence ATGAAGTTATTTAAGTTTACAAATAGTAAAAATATGGAAACCTGGTTCTTATTGATTTCTGTTTTTATTTGTTATACCGGTATGTATGCGGTTCGCAAGTCTTTCTTAGCAGGACAATATGAAGATATGCATGTGTTTTTGAATATAGATCCTAAGATTTTACTTGTTATCAGCCAAGTATTGGGGTATATGATTTCCAAGTTTGTAGGAATTAAGATTGTCTCCGAAATGTCAAAAAGCAGTCGATTATATTGGCTGATTGGTGCAACAACTTTTGGTTTAGCGATGTTGGGGCTCTTTGCTATTTTGCCTTCTCAGTGGAAGTTTATAGCCTTGTTTTTAAATGGCTTGCCCTTGGGAATGATTTTCGGAATCGTTTTCTCCTATATTGAAGGACGCAAGAATACAGAGCTTTTAGCAGCTGCTTTAAGTGCTACTTTTATTTTTTCAACAGGATTTGTGAAAACGGTGGGTTTATTGCTCATCGCCAATTTTGAGGTAAATGAATATGATATGCCTTTTCTAACGGGTTTATTGTTTTTTCCACTCTTTCTCTTGTGTTCTTTTATTATGAATCAATGTAAAGGTCCTTCACAACATGATATTGAGGCTCGAAGTGAGCGAAAACCCATGTACAAAAAAGATCGCAAAGCTTTTTTGAAAGCCAATGGTTTGGGGTATTTGGGTTTGGTATTGATTTATGTCATTCTAACCATCGTTCGAGATTTTAGAGATAATTTCGTGGTAGAATTCTGGGAAGAACAAGGCGCAGCAGGGGCTCCTAACCTGATTACGTTAACGGAAATTCCCGTGGCACTCATTGTACTTGTCATAGCGGCTTGTTGTGTGTTAATTAAAGACAATAGAAGGGCGTTTAATATTGGAATTTACCTGACGGTAGCCGGGGCTTTAGCCATGGTAAGTACAACGATACTCTTTAAAGAAGGACAAGTATCGGCAATTGTGTGGATGATTGTTTCGGGCATTGGGGTCTATCTGCCTTATATTTTGTTCCACTGTTTGATTTTTGAGCGATTAGTGGCCTTGTTGAGCTTTAAAGGAAATGTGGGGTTTTTATTCTATTTCGCAGATTCCTTGGGCTATTTTGGCAGTGTAATTGTCCTATTGCTGAAAGAAATAGTCGGTTTTGAACAACGATGGACGGATTTCTTTATCCGATTGAATATCGAATCGGCTCTAGCGATTTTAATTGTGGCACTAGGTGTGGTATGGTTCTTTAAAAAGCAAATAGAAAAAAAACCAATCTTAAATAATATAACCGTTTAA